The DNA region AACGAAAGAGCAAAAAGAAGAGCTTATTGCAGGAGTCACGAACCTTTTGGTGAGTGTCCTTGGTAAAAATCCAGCCACAACGGTTGTTACAATTGACGAAGTGGATATGGATAATTGGGGAATTGGTGGGCAACAGGTCAGCGAACTTCGCAAAAAGCCGAAGCCTTAAACTACTATTAAATGATTTATCGGTACAATCACGCAAATTATTAACGAAGGAAATGTGTAATGGGCGAAATGTTTACATTTTTAGGTCTTATTAACCACACTCATGACTTCATCTTTGTATCACATGTTTTATTGGTTGGTGTTATCAGTCTTGCCTTGGCAAAACTGGCAACGTCTAAAATGCAACTGGTACCAAGTGGTGTTCAAAATGTCATGGAAGCATATCTTGAGAGTGTCGTCTCTATGGGTAAAGACGTCATTGGAGAAGAATTGGCGCGTAAATATCTACCATTAGTAGCTACTATTGGTTTAATGGTATTTATTGCAAACGTTATTGGTATTATTCCTGGTTTCGAATCACCTACGGGTAACCTTAATATGACATTAGCACTTGCATTGATGGTGTTTGTCTATTATAATTACGAAGGTATCCGTGTAAACGGTGTTGTTCATTATTTTGCACACTTTATGGGACCATTGAAAGTTTTAGCACCTTTGATGTTTCCTATCGAAGTTGTTTCACACTTTTCAAGAATTGTCTCTTTAACCTTCCGACTTTTTGGAAACATTAAAGGTGACGATCTTTTCTTAGCAGTTGTTTTGATGCTTGCTCCTTGGATAGCACCACTTCCTGCGTATGCGCTTTTAACATTCTCTGCATTCTTGCAGACATTTATTTTTATGATCTTAACATACGTTTATCTTGCAGGTGCTGTTTTAATTAGCGAAGAGCACTAAAAAGTATTCTCTTGTTGCACCAACAAACGCGTTTTGAAAAACTCCTCAGCTTTTTGCAAGGTGCCTCTTGGGCTCTTGCAATCGCTGGTGGAGGTTATACCTTCCTCCTTTTTCTTCCTTTTGGTTTTATCATTGCTTCCATTATTGCGCTTTTTATCTTTCTTGCAGGGTGCTTCTTTGCCATTATATGTGAGATGGCACAGCTTCAGTTGGATAAACTAGATGAACTTAAAAAACAGACGCATTTTTTAGAGAAACTTTCTCTCAATGATCAAACACTATCTCATCACTGATCCTGCTTTTTATACTTCCAATCCCGAAGAGGTTGTTCAAAAACTTTTACATGTAAAGACAAAATATCAGCCTGACTATATCTGTCTCCGCGATAAAATAACCTCAGATTATGCCTCCCTTTCCAAAGCTGTCGCAAACGCTTTCTTGCAAGATGCAAAAACGAAACTGTATTTGCATACTGATTTTAGATTAGCGCATGCATTAGGATGTAATGGTGTACATTTACCTTCTACTGCGTTACATGTCATTGAAAAAGCGAAAGCCTTAGGTTTAGAAGTGATTGTAAGTACGCATACCTTAGAGGAAATAGAAGAAGCTGAAAAAAGAGGAGCGGATGCAATCACATTTAGTCCAATTTTTGCGACGCCCAATAAGGGAAAACCGCTTGGTTTAGAGAAGTTAAAAGAAATAAATGATAGAATTAACATTAAATGTTTTGCGCTTGGTGGCATCATCAACATAGAACAAGTGAAAGCTTGTGAAGAGATTGGTGTATACGGTTTTGCCTCAATTCGCTTTTTTTTAGATTAATCCAAAGGGAAGTTAATGAAATTTGAAGTCGTTATTGGACTAGAAGTTCATGCTCAATTAAACACCAAAACCAAGATTTTTTGCAGTTGCCCCACCAGTTTTGGCGACGAACCCAATACCAATGTGTGTGAAGTCTGCTTAGGACTTCCAGGCTCACTGCCTGTTTTAAACAAAGAAGCGGTGAAAAAAGCTATCGCGCTTGGTACAGCTATCAATGCGACCATCAATCAAAAATCTATTTTTAACCGTAAAAATTACTTCTATCCCGATCTTCCAAAAGGGTATCAAATCAGCCAATTTGAGATACCTATTGTTGAAGCGGGTGAAATTTATATTGACTTTGAAGATGGTACAACAAAACGTATTGGTGTCACACGCGCGCACCTTGAAGAAGATGCTGGAAAGAATATCCATCATGGTAGTGTCTCTCATGTAGATTTAAATCGCGCGGGTACACCACTTCTTGAGATCGTTAGTGAACCCGATATGAGAAGCAGTGAAGAGGCAATTTTGTACCTTAAAAAATTGCATGCGATTTTGCGTTACCTCGACATCAGTGATGCAAATATGCAAGAGGGAAGTTTCCGCTGTGATGCGAACGTTTCCATTCGCCCCAAAGGTGATACGAAGCTTTATACTAGAGCAGAGATTAAAAACCTAAACTCATTTAAGTTTATTCAAAAAGCGATTGATTATGAAGTTGAACGTCAAAGTAATGCATGGGAAGATGGCGTGTATGAACGAGAAGTGGTTCAAGAAACGCGTCTTTATGACATTGATAAAGACGAAACACGCAGTATGCGTTCAAAAGAAGACAGTGCAGAGTATCGCTATTTCCCAGATCCTGACCTATTGCCAGTGCTTATTCCTGATGATATGCTCGCAGAGTGTATCCAAATTCCAGAACTCCCCGATCAAAAGCGTGATCGTTTCCTTAAAGAGTATGGTATTAAAGAGTACGATGCCAATGTAATTACATCCAGTGTTGAAATGGCTCAATTTTATGAGACAATGATCCAGGAGGGTGCAGGAGCCAAGAACTCTGTGACATGGCTCACCGTAGAGCTTTTAGCACGTTTGAGTCATGGTGTGACCCTTACCACTTCACCTGTTGATGCCGTAAAACTAGCCTCTATTGTCAAACGTATTGAAGATGGTACTATTAGCGGCAAAGCGGCAAAAGAGGTTCTTGATTATTTGATGCAAAATAGTACCCATGTTGATGACGCCATTAAAAAACTTGGACTGAAACAAGTAAGTGATGATGGTGCAATTTTGGCAATTATTGATGCCATTATCAGTGTCAATGCTGATAAAGTAGCAGAGTATAGAAGTGGTAAAGATAAACTTTTTGGTTTCTTTGTAGGACAAACGATGAAAGAGAGCAAAGGGACTGCAAATCCTACAAAAGTGAATGAACTTTTAAAATCTAGACTTGATGTATAAGCAGGTATTGGCGTGAGCATAGCAGTTATTGGGGCGGGGAAATGGGGGCAAGCACTTCAGTTTGCGCTCTCTCGCAATTTTACATGTAAGATTACTTCGCGCCAACAAAAACCTATTGAAAATTTTGTAAGCCTTGAAGAAGCATTAGCCTGTCAATATCTCATTTTTGCACTTCCTGCACAAGTGGTTCGCGGTTGGTTGGAAACGCATTTTAGCTTTAGTGGTCAAAAGATTTTGGTTGCTGCTAAAGGAATCGAGCAGGGAAGTGGGGCATTTTTAAATGAAATTTTTGCAAATTTTGTTCCTGAAGATCATCTCAGCTTCCTCTCAGGTCCTTCGTTTGCAAGTGAAGTGATACAAGGGCTTCCTACCGCTCTTGTCATCAATTCTACTAATGAAATACTTGCTAAAGAGTTTGCTTCATTTTTCCCTTCATTTATCAAAACTTATACTTCAAAAGATGTTATTGGTGCAGAAGTCTGTGGTGCTTATAAAAATGTTCTCGCCATTGCCAGCGGTATTTGTGATGGATTAAGGTTGGGAAATAACGCAAGGGCTAGTTTAATCGCCAGAGGGCTTGTGGAGATGCGCCGTTTTGGTAAGTATTTTGGAGCACAGGATGAAACTTTTTTAGGTTTGAGTGGCGCAGGCGATCTGTTTTTAACAGCTTCCAGTACACTTTCACGTAATTACCGTGTGGGTCTTTTTTTAGCTGAAGGCAAAAAACTTGAAGATATTTTGATCGCTCTTGGTGAAGTTGCTGAAGGTGTTTTTACCTCTGAAGCCATTTTTGAGCTCTCTTTGAAACATACCATTTATACACCCATTGCGCATGAAATAGCATTGATCCTCAAAGGTAAAGAGCCTCGTATCAGTGTTAAAGATTTATTGGCTGATTGATGATGTTTAAGCTTCTCCTTTCCTGCTTTTTTTTCTCCACGCTAATGTATGCAAAAACACCTTCGCTCGAAGAGATGATTGCTCAAATGATTGTGATTGGTTTTGAAGGGGTAAAAGAAGGCGATAAATGGGTGGATCAGATTGCTAAAGATATTAAGCGCGAAAAAATTGGTGGAATTCTTTTAACCGATAAAAATATCCAAAATCCAGCACAACTGAAAAAACTCAATGATTATTTAAAAGCTGAAGCACCAAAAGGATTGCCACTGATTGTTGCTGTCGAACAAGAGGGTGGTGAAAATAGTATATTGAGTGCTAAAAAAGGGTTTAGTGAAATTCCTTCTGCTGCTAGACTTTTTAAGACAAAAGATATTGCTGAGGCGGAAGATCTTTATAAAAAATTGAGCAGAGATCTTACAAAAGCAGGTATTAATGTAGATCTTGCACCGGTTTTAGATCTTCAACCTAAACGAGATAATCTCGATAACCCTAAGGTGCAACGCAGCTACTCTAGTTATGAAGAAATTGTGACAACCTATGCAATGCTTTTAATCAATGCTCTCTATGCGGATGGTGTGACACCTGTTGTGAAGTATTTTCCTACGGCGGGCGCTAATCTTTGGAATAATTTTTCCAGCGAAGAAGATGTAACGAATACATGGCGCTTTGAGCAGCTCAAACCCTATTATGATTTAATTGCTTTTGGAAAAATGGATGCTGTTTTGATCTCACATATTATGCAAAAAGAGATTGATCCTAAAAACCCAGCACTATTTTCAAAATTGCTTATTCAAGGATTGCTTAGAGATAAAATGCATTTTGAGGGAGTTGTCTTTGCTGATAATTTCCGAACAAGCTCAATTTCCAGCAGTATTGATTTTAAACAGCGTATTATTCGAAGTATTGATGCAGGAGTTGATATTATCATTATGCCTAATTATTTCTCTGAAAATGCGAGCACTCCTTTGACAATTCAAAAAATTATTACAGATGCTATTAAGAATGGTGAATTAAGCGAGGAGCGTATAGCGATTTCTTATGAGCGCATTAATCTTTTCAAACAAAAACTATTAAAGAGAGGAAGCCATGTTAATTAAAAATGCTTTAGTACACACGAATGAGGGACTTATTCCTAAAGATGTACTGATTAAAGAAGGTAAAATTGTTTCAATAGCACAAAATATTACCACTTCTTTAGGCGATGAAATGATTGATGCAAAGGGGCTTTACTTGCTTCCAGGACTCATTGATCTTAATGTACGTTTTGCAAATAGCACTCTTAACAAAGAACATATTG from Sulfurospirillum diekertiae includes:
- a CDS encoding 2-hydroxymuconate tautomerase family protein, which gives rise to MPYVNIKITKEGATKEQKEELIAGVTNLLVSVLGKNPATTVVTIDEVDMDNWGIGGQQVSELRKKPKP
- a CDS encoding NAD(P)H-dependent glycerol-3-phosphate dehydrogenase, producing the protein MSIAVIGAGKWGQALQFALSRNFTCKITSRQQKPIENFVSLEEALACQYLIFALPAQVVRGWLETHFSFSGQKILVAAKGIEQGSGAFLNEIFANFVPEDHLSFLSGPSFASEVIQGLPTALVINSTNEILAKEFASFFPSFIKTYTSKDVIGAEVCGAYKNVLAIASGICDGLRLGNNARASLIARGLVEMRRFGKYFGAQDETFLGLSGAGDLFLTASSTLSRNYRVGLFLAEGKKLEDILIALGEVAEGVFTSEAIFELSLKHTIYTPIAHEIALILKGKEPRISVKDLLAD
- a CDS encoding thiamine phosphate synthase; this translates as MIKHYLITDPAFYTSNPEEVVQKLLHVKTKYQPDYICLRDKITSDYASLSKAVANAFLQDAKTKLYLHTDFRLAHALGCNGVHLPSTALHVIEKAKALGLEVIVSTHTLEEIEEAEKRGADAITFSPIFATPNKGKPLGLEKLKEINDRINIKCFALGGIINIEQVKACEEIGVYGFASIRFFLD
- a CDS encoding F0F1 ATP synthase subunit A; this encodes MGEMFTFLGLINHTHDFIFVSHVLLVGVISLALAKLATSKMQLVPSGVQNVMEAYLESVVSMGKDVIGEELARKYLPLVATIGLMVFIANVIGIIPGFESPTGNLNMTLALALMVFVYYNYEGIRVNGVVHYFAHFMGPLKVLAPLMFPIEVVSHFSRIVSLTFRLFGNIKGDDLFLAVVLMLAPWIAPLPAYALLTFSAFLQTFIFMILTYVYLAGAVLISEEH
- the gatB gene encoding Asp-tRNA(Asn)/Glu-tRNA(Gln) amidotransferase subunit GatB — translated: MKFEVVIGLEVHAQLNTKTKIFCSCPTSFGDEPNTNVCEVCLGLPGSLPVLNKEAVKKAIALGTAINATINQKSIFNRKNYFYPDLPKGYQISQFEIPIVEAGEIYIDFEDGTTKRIGVTRAHLEEDAGKNIHHGSVSHVDLNRAGTPLLEIVSEPDMRSSEEAILYLKKLHAILRYLDISDANMQEGSFRCDANVSIRPKGDTKLYTRAEIKNLNSFKFIQKAIDYEVERQSNAWEDGVYEREVVQETRLYDIDKDETRSMRSKEDSAEYRYFPDPDLLPVLIPDDMLAECIQIPELPDQKRDRFLKEYGIKEYDANVITSSVEMAQFYETMIQEGAGAKNSVTWLTVELLARLSHGVTLTTSPVDAVKLASIVKRIEDGTISGKAAKEVLDYLMQNSTHVDDAIKKLGLKQVSDDGAILAIIDAIISVNADKVAEYRSGKDKLFGFFVGQTMKESKGTANPTKVNELLKSRLDV
- a CDS encoding glycoside hydrolase family 3 N-terminal domain-containing protein, whose protein sequence is MMFKLLLSCFFFSTLMYAKTPSLEEMIAQMIVIGFEGVKEGDKWVDQIAKDIKREKIGGILLTDKNIQNPAQLKKLNDYLKAEAPKGLPLIVAVEQEGGENSILSAKKGFSEIPSAARLFKTKDIAEAEDLYKKLSRDLTKAGINVDLAPVLDLQPKRDNLDNPKVQRSYSSYEEIVTTYAMLLINALYADGVTPVVKYFPTAGANLWNNFSSEEDVTNTWRFEQLKPYYDLIAFGKMDAVLISHIMQKEIDPKNPALFSKLLIQGLLRDKMHFEGVVFADNFRTSSISSSIDFKQRIIRSIDAGVDIIIMPNYFSENASTPLTIQKIITDAIKNGELSEERIAISYERINLFKQKLLKRGSHVN